The following coding sequences are from one Streptomyces angustmyceticus window:
- a CDS encoding DUF6303 family protein, with protein sequence MTAEFPVPQTGPLAPETEVTEPQAELPGPQPEPTAHGHLTRAQLTWLADDARWEVAVVLYGVPADEWPATELPGPQVPTLTARGKALARLGYVQNGPRAHYWEWAECQDGDHAPVQLMAHTEVHPTGPAGIR encoded by the coding sequence GTGACCGCCGAATTTCCCGTACCCCAGACCGGTCCTCTCGCCCCGGAGACCGAGGTCACCGAACCGCAGGCCGAACTGCCCGGCCCGCAACCGGAGCCCACCGCCCACGGTCACCTCACCCGTGCACAACTGACCTGGCTGGCCGACGACGCACGCTGGGAGGTCGCCGTGGTCCTCTACGGCGTCCCCGCCGACGAGTGGCCCGCCACGGAACTGCCCGGACCGCAGGTGCCCACTCTCACCGCACGCGGCAAGGCGCTCGCACGCCTGGGCTACGTCCAGAACGGCCCTCGCGCCCACTACTGGGAGTGGGCCGAATGCCAGGACGGCGACCACGCCCCCGTACAGCTGATGGCGCACACCGAAGTGCACCCCACCGGCCCGGCGGGGATCCGGTGA